Part of the Faecalibacterium duncaniae genome, CAATGGCTCCGTCGATCACCCAGTAGTCCTTTGCAAAGCGGAACGCACGGTCAAGGTCGCCGCAGACGAGGATACCGGCGGCAGCTTTCCGCAGCGGCTCGGCAGGGCGGCCGTTGGCATCGGCCATCTGTGCCAGCTTTTCCGGGTCGGTCACCACCACGAAGGACCAATCCCGCGCATTGACGCAGCTGGGTCCGCTCATGGCCGCTTCCAGCAGCTGGTGCAGTGTTTCGCTTTTGATGGGCTTGTCGGTGAATTCCCGGCAGCTGCGCCGGGTGAGAATGGCATCCAGAGTGTTCATAGATCAGTGCCTCCTGTTTTGATTTGCCCCAGTATAGCACAGTGATCATTCCTCGGCTTCGGCCTTTGCAGTTTCAAGGAAGGCCCGGATCTTATCCACCTGGATCTGTGCCACGGCCCGGCCGGTTTCGTAGACGCGGCGCAGCTGGTCGGGGTCACGCTCCATGGCACCGATCTCCAGCGGGATGGGCGGGCGGATAACGTAATCCTTGCCGGACTGCTCCAGCATGGAGATGTAGCTCAGGGTTTCGTTGTAGCGCTCGTGGCGGTCGGCCACAGCCTCCACAAAGGCAGGATAGCGCAGATACCGTGCCCGGATGGCGGGCAGCATGGGATTCTTCTTTTTCACAAACCCCTTGGGCTGGGTCAGGATGATGAGGTTCCGCTTGTAGCCGATGGACTCAAAGAAGCGGATGGGGATGGAATCGGCAACGCCGCCGTCCAGCAGGCCGTAATGGCCGATCTTGACGATCTTTGCGGCCAGTGGCATGGAAGCCGAGGCTTCCATCCAGCGCACATCCTCCGCATCACCGGTGCGGCACTTATGATAGATAGGGTCGCCGGTGCGGACATCGGTGCAGACCACAAAGTAATCCATGGGGGATTCCCGGAAAGCCTTGTCATCGAACGGGTCGAGCTTTTCGGGCACCTCGTGGTAGCAGAAATCCTCGCTGTACAGGTTGCCGGTGCGCAGCAGGTTGCGGAAGCTGGCATAGCGTTTGTCGTTGCAATAGGTGGTGTTGTAGCGGATGGTCCGCCCGATCTGGTGGGATTTGTAGTTGCAGCCGAACACTGCTCCCGCCGAAACACCTACCATGCCGTCTACCGTGATGCCCTGCTCCATCAGAACATCCAGAACACCGGCAGTGAACATGCCCCGCATGGCACCGCCTTCCAGGATCAATCCGGTCTTCATACGCGTGATACTCCTTCTCCTCACAATGCATCCCGCCCGAACAGGCGGCAGGATGCAGAAAACGGGCACCTTTCCCTGTGCCCGGAGCGCCCCGGAAATCCACCCGGAGCCGTTGCTTCCAGTATACTCAAATTTTGCTGAAAAACAAGAGAGAAAATGCCAAAAGACCTTGAAAACAGGGGGGCAAATCCGGTATACTAGGTAAAATCAAAATGCAGTACCAAAGCTTGGAGGAAGAGACGGATATGAAACTGCTGGAAGAACGCATTCAGAGAGACGGGATCGTGCGCGAGGGCAATGTGCTGAAGGTGGATAGCTTCATCAACCACCAGATGGACATCCCCCTGTTCCGCGAGATGGCAAAGGAGTGGAAGCGCCTGTTTGCAGGCAAGCCCGTCAACAAGGTGCTGACCATTGAGGCCAGCGGCATCGGCATTGCCGCTGTGGTTGCCAGCGAGTTCAATGTTCCTGTGGTGTTTGCCAAAAAGTCCATGAGCATCAACCTGGATTACGACAACTATGAGACCAAGATCCAGTCCTTCACCCACAAGAAGATCTACAACGTCATTGTCTCCAAAAAGTTCCTCACCGCAGAGGACCATGTCCTGATCATCGATGACTTCCTGGCAAACGGCTGTGCCCTGATGGGCCTGCTGGATCTGGCCAAGGAGGCCGGAGCTACGGTTGAGGGCATTGGCATTGCCGTGGAGAAGGGCTTCCAGCAGGGCGGCGAGCTCATCCGCAGCAAGGGCATCCAGCTGGAGAGCCTTGCCATTGTGGAATCCATGAACAGCGAGACCGGCGAGATCAAGTTCCGCGAGCAGCCGCACCAGAATTGAAAACAAGCAATTCAAGACCGCTTCGGCGGTCTTTTTTGCTGCCCATTTTCAGGCCCCGTCAAAACTGTCGCCGTCAGCGGGGAGGTCGGCGGCGGTCTCTGCTGTGGAGGCAGCCGGGGCTTCCGTGGTGCGGAGCACGCCCCTGTACACCAGCGTCTGCTCCAGCACTTCGGCACAGACCGGGGCCGACAGGCTGCCGCCCGCGGTCGTCCAGCTGTGGGGTTCGTCCAGGCAGACCAGACAGAGAAACTGCGGGTCGTCGATGGGAGCCACCGCCACAAAGCTGGCAATGCGGGCTTTTTCGTCGGCGCTGTCCAGCTTCTGGCTGGTGCCGCTTTTTCCGCCTACCCGGTAGCCCGGGATCTGAGCGTTCCGTCCGCCGCCGTGGAGCACCACGGCCTCCATCATCTCCCGCATGGTCTGACTGGTCTCTGCCTTGAGCACCTGCCGTTTGCAGACAGGGGAGAACTGCTCAATGGTACTGCCGTCCGGGGCCAGGATCTCCGAGACGACGTAGGGATGCATCAGCTTTCCCCCGTTGACCACGGCGCAGACTGCCGCCGCCATTTCCAGATAGGAGATTTTGCTGCTCTGCCCAAAGGCACAGGAGGCCAGCTCCACCGGGCCCATCCGGTCGGCGGTATAGTACAGGCTCTTTTTCGGCTCGGCGGGCAGGTCGATGCCGGTGGGCTCCCGCAGGCCGAAGGCGGCAAAATAATCGCAGAAGGCCTCCCTGCCCAGTCGGCCCCCGATCTGGATGAAGCTCTGGTTGCAGGAATTTTCCAGCGCCTGGGTCACGCTCTGGGCCCCATGGCGCTTGTGGTTGGCACAGTGGAAGCGGGTGCCTGCCACCGAGATGGATTCCCCGCAGTAAAAGCTGGAATGCTTTGTGATGGCTCCGGCATCCAGCGCCGCCGCGCAGGTGATGAGCTTGAACACGCTGCCCGGCTCGTACAGGTCGCTGACGGCCTTGTTCCGCCACTGGGTCTGCTGGGCCAGCTGCAAAGCGGCCTTGCGTGCATCACCGGTCAGGGCCTCCACGGCGTTCCGGGCGGCGGTGTCGGCAATGACGCGGGGTTCGTTGGGGTCGTAGGAGGGCGTGGTGGACATGGCCAGCACGGCCCCGGTGTTCACATCCATGACGATCCCCACGGCCCGCGCCGCCACATGGTGCTCCTGCACAGCGTAGGACAGCGCGTTTTCAAGGTAGTGCTGGATACAGCTGTCGATGGTGAGCCGCAGGCCGTCCCCCTCGGTGGGAAAACGCTCGGTCTCGTAGCTCTGCTCCAGTGTGTAGCCCCAGGCGTTGACAGCTGTGAGCACCACGCCGTTTTCTCCGGTGAGCAGATCGTCATATTTCAGTTCCAGCCCGGCCACCCCTGCGTTGTCCACATTGGTGAACCCCAGCACCGAAGCCAGAAACGCGCCCTGCGGATACCAGCGCTTGCTGTCCTGATTGATGCGGATGCCGGTGATGCTGTTTTCTTCGCAAAAGTCCCGCACGGCATCGGCTGCGGCGCGGTCCACCCGGTAGCGGAGCAGGCAGTCGTTGGAGCGGCGGTCGCTGAATTTTTCCAGCAGGGCCGCTTCGTCCAGCGCTAAGATCTCCGCAAGGCCGTGGGCGGCAAGGGTGATTTTCTCTTCCGGCATCTCCCGGGGCGAGGCCCGCAGGGTCCAGCAGCTGCTGTTGGCGGCCAGCAAAAGGCCGTCGGCGCTGTAAATGCGCCCCCGGTCTGCGGGGACCACGGTGTCCCGCAGCTGCTGGCCCTGTGCGCGGTCGGCATAGAAGCCGTCGGTGCGCACCTGCAGGAAAAAGAGCCGCACGGCCAGCCCCAGGCAGACGGCACAGAACAGCACCGCCACGGCCCGTGCCCGGCGGCGGAATCCCCGCTCGGGCAGGGTGCGGAGAACTTTGGGCATAGAAACTCTCCCTTCTTGAATAAGCCCTGCTCTGTCCAACCTCTCAGTCGCAGGCTTCGCCGCGACAGCTCCCCTAGTAGGGGAGCCCTTGGCATAAGATTTACTTTTCAATCTGGTCGCTGACGCTCCAAAACCAGTATCTGCTTATCCTTACGCAGAACCTCAAGAAAATAGACTAGCAGCCCCGGTTTTGACATACAATAGTGAAACTGGGGGTGACGAGATGAAAGAAGCTGCGGCACTGCCGCGGGGCGGGCGGCACAAGGCACCGCTGCGGCCGCTGCCGGCCATGGACCTGCCGTTTCTGGTGCTGGTACTCACGCTGGTGGGGTTCGGGCTGGTGATGCTGGGCAGTGCGTCGGGGGCGGTGGCCCTTTACCGTCGGGGCGATGCCTTTGCCTACCTGCGCCCCCAGCTGCTCTACGCCGCCATGGGCATTGCGGGGCTGTGGCTGGCCAGCCGGGTGGACTATCACATCTTCCACAAATTGGCCTGGCCGCTGCTGGGGGTCTCGCTGGTGCTGCTTGCGGTGGTGCTTTTTATGCCGGAATACAACGGCTGCAAACGGTGGCTGGTGCTGCCGGGGGTGGGCACCCTGCAGCCAAGCGAGATCGCAAAATTTGCCGTGGTGCTGGTGTTTTCGCACATCATCTCGCTGAACCATGACAGGATGCGCAGCTTTGCGGTGGGGGTGCTGCCCTTTGTGCTGGTGCTGGGGGTGGTGGCGGCGCTGATGCTGCTGGAACCCCATCTTTCGGGCACTTTGCTGATCCTGGGCATCGGGGCAGTGCTGATGTTCGTGGGCGGCACAGGTCTGCGGTGGTTCGTGCTGGCAGGCCTGGGCGGGGCGGCCGCCATCGGGGCGGCGGTGGTCGTTATGCCGGACCTTGTGCCCTACGCTGCCGACCGCCTGCGCTCCTGGCAGGACCCCTTTGCCGACCCGCTGGGGGATGGCCACCAGACCATCCAGAGCCTGTACGCCATCGGCTCAGGCGGGGCCACTGGGCTGGGGCTGGGGAACAGCCGCCAGAAGCATCTGTTTGTGCCCGAACCTCAGAACGACTTCATCTTCTCCATCGTCTGCGAGGAACTGGGCTTTGTGGGGGCCTGCGCCGTGGTGCTGCTGTTCGTGCTGCTGCTCTGGCGGGGCATTACCATTGCCGCCCATGCTCCCGACCGTTTTGGGGCGCTGCTGGTGGTGGGCTTTACCGTGCAGGTGGCCCTGCAGGCTGTCCTCAATGTGGCCGTGGTCACCAATACCATCCCCAACACCGGCATCAGCCTGCCCTTTTTCTCCTCCGGAGGAACGAGCTTGATGATGTTGTTGGGAGAGATGGGGATCGTGCTCTCGGTCTCGAGAGGGGAGACCTGACGGAATAGAAAACATAAAGTTGAATTGCCAAAGGCTCTCCCTTTGGGAGCAACGACGACGACCACCGCCTGCGGCGGAATGAGGGAGGAGTTGTTGGGGCCGCGGCCAGCAGGACGCAAGCGCAAGGGTTTGCGCGAAGCGGATGCTGGGAGCCGCAACCCGGTGCTGGCGCGAAGCGCCTGAGAGGGCGAGGATGCTATAAATTACAAAACAAACTTGTCCGCCTCACACTCCGGCCCTGTTTTGCATACGGTGAGGTATCTTTTGCGGAATGGGGGCACGGACATGGAGGAACGGATCGTGGTGACAGGGGGCCGCCCGCTGAACGGAAGCGTAAAAATTCCGGCTGCGAAAAACAGCGTTCTGCCGCTTTTTGCGGCATCGCTGCTCTGCACGGGAGAGGTGCGGCTCCAGGCTGTGCCCCGCCTTGCGGACGTGGAACACTGCATGGCGCTTTTGCGGGGCGTGGGCTGTTCCGCCCGGTGGGAAGGCAGTGATGCAGTGCTCTCCGGTCCGCCTGCCAACAGCACCCTGCCGGGGCAAACAGCGGGACAAATGCGGGCCTCCATTCTGTTCTGCGCACCCCTGCTGGCAAGGCTGGGCCGCGCCGAGACCAGCCTGCCCGGCGGCTGCCGCATCGGGGCCCGGCCCATCGACCTGCATCTGGCGGGGCTGGTAAAAATGGGGGCGGTGGAGCTGGAAGCTGGGGAGGGGCGGCTGGTGCTGACGGCTCCCTCCGGCCTGCACGGGGCCGAGATCACCCTGCGTTTCCCCAGCGTAGGGGCCACCGAGACGCTTCTGCTGGCCGCTGCCTGTGCCAAGGGCAGGACCATCCTGCGGGGGGCGGCCCGGGAACCGGAGATCGCCGACCTTGCCGCTTTTCTGAACCGGTGCGGCGGCTGCATCGAGGGGGCAGGCAGCTCCACGATCCGCATCGAAGGGCGGCGGGGCCTTTCCGGGTGCTGTTTTTCGCCCCTGCCCGACCGCATTTTTGCTTCCACGCTGGCCTGCGGCTGTGCGGCGGCGGGCGGCCGGGTGGAACTGACCGGCTGCGCCCCTGCGCTCTATGCGCCGGTGCTGGAAATTCTGGGACAAATGGGGTGCCGGGTGGAACCGGCAGGGGATACGGTGCGAATTTCCCGCTTTGGGCGGCTGCACGGGGCAGGCCGGGTGTTCACCGGAGCCTATCCGGCCCTTGCCACCGATGCTGCCCCGCTGCTGGCGGCGGCAATGCTCTGTGCCGACAGCGAGAGCAGCATCGAGGACGTGATCTTTGAGCGCCGGTTCGGCTGTGCCGAGGGTTTTTGCCGCCTGGGTGCACAGGCCGAAACGGCGGGCAGGGTGCTGACCATTGCACCGGGCGGCCATTTGTGCGGCACCGTGGTGGAGGCCCCCGACCTGCGGGGCGGGGCGGCACTGGTGCTGGCGGGGCTTGCGGCCCGGGGAACCACGGTCATCACCCACCCGGCGCATATCGACCGGGGCTATGCCGGATTTACAGAGATTTTGGCTGGTTTGGGGGCGCAAATTCGGCGGGAATCGGCCCCGGGAAATGGGTCGGTGAAAAAAACCTCTGCAAAAAACAAATTTGTCTTGCAATCGGGGCAAAAAGATGATACGATACAGTTATATAAGTATAGTATCGAACTCTTCTTGTGCGAAAAGCGCAGGTTTACGATAACATATCCGATGGAGGACAAAAGTTATGGCACTCATGCTCGACGAAGAAATGGATGAAAACGTTACGACGATCAAGGTCATTGGTGTGGGCGGCGGCGGCGGCAACGCAGTCAACCGCATGGTCAGTGACGGTCTGCAGGGCGTAGAATTTATTGCAATGAACACCGACCAGCAGGCGCTGGCCAAGAACCATGCTGCCACCAAGGTGCAGCTGGGCTCCAAGCTCACCAAGGGCCGCGGCGCGGGCGCTGATCCCGAGATCGGCCAGCGTGCTGCCGAGGAAAGCAAGGACGAGATCGCAAATGCCCTGAAGGGCTCCCAGATGGTCTTTATCACCGCCGGTATGGGCGGCGGCACCGGCACGGGTGCGGCTCCTGTTGTGGCTGAGGTGGCACATGATCTGGGCATCCTGACCGTGGGCATCGTCACCAAGCCCTTCTCCTTTGAGGGCAAGCGCAAGATGGGCCTGGCAGAGCAGGGCATTGCAAACCTGCTCATGCACGTTGACAGCCTGATCGTTATCCCGAACGAGCGCCTGAAGATGATCAGCCAGGAAAAGATCACCCTGATGAACGCCTTCCAGGCCGCCGATAATGTGCTGCGTCAGGGCGTGGAGTCCATCTCCGCTCTGATCAATGTGCCCGCCTTCATCAACCTGGACTTCGCAGACGTGCGCTCCATTATGAAGGATGCCGGTTACGCCCACATGGGCGTGGGCAGCGCCAAGGGCGCAGGTAAGGCAGAGAACGCCGCCAAGGCTGCGATCTCCTCTCCGCTGCTGGAGACCAGCATTGCCGGTGCACACGGCGTGATCATCAACATCACCTCCAGCCCCGATATCGGCCTGGAGGATGTCGAGACTGCTGCCGGCCTCATCACCCAGAGCGCTCATCCCGATGCAAACATCATCTGGGGTACTGCGTTCGATGAGAACCTGTCCGATGAAATGCGCGTTACCGTTGTGGCCACCGGCTTTGACAACAAGGCCGCCGATGGTCTGCGCAGCAGCCTGAACAACGCCGCCGGTGCCGGTGCTTCCACCCCCAGCGCAGTGTTCAGCTCTGATGTGTCCGGCGCGGGTGCCGCAAAGCAGCAGCCTGCTGCCGCCGCAAACAGCGCTGCAAAGCCGGTGGAGGAAGAGAGCAGCGACAACCGTTACTACGATGAGCTGCTGGCGATCCTGAATAAGCGCAAGTAAGTTTGTAAGTTACAGTGTGAACCGCCCGGGAGGGGGCGTGGTCTCTTGCGCGCGTGAGCGGGAGGAGCAGAGATGGTACCAAACGACATCTGGCTGCGCACCGAATGGCTGAGCTGCCGCAGGACCAGTGTGCTGCGCTGTGTGGAGCGTTATTGTGCCGCCGCTGCCCGTGAATACCGCCGCGCTCTGCGCAGGGTGCAGGAAGTGGAGGAAACGATGGCGCAGGTCGAACCGGAAACCGGGAGACGGCTCCCGAGCCAGCCCGCTCAGGCGGAGCTGTTGAACCGCCGTCTTGCCGCTGCCAATGCGGAGATCCGCCGTTACCAGACCCGGCTTTACGCCTGTGAACGGGAGATGGTGGCACTGCGGCAGGAGAACGCTGAGCTGGAAGCTCTGTGTGAGCAGGCGCGGGCAAACAGCCTGCTGCCGCCCGTGCCCCCGCAGCCCAAGGTGCTGGAACAGCCCGGCCTGCCGGTGATCGTGTTCCACCCGGCGGCGGATGCCCCCAAGGCAGAGCAGCCCCAGCCGGATGCTGTACCGGAGCAGGAGCCTGCCCCGCAGGCCGCACCGCCGGAACCGGAGGAGGAACGCTGCCCCTTTGCGCAGCCGGACTGGAAGCCCACCACGGCACTCGACCATCAGGCGGTGAATCTGGTACATCAGCTGGAAAGCTTAATGACTGTATAACAAAAAGACGATGCACAAACGCTGTGCATCGTCTTTTTTGCGTCTTGGGGATGTTACCGCACGGCGCTGGTGCGGTGCTCCATGAGGTAGGTGGCCTTCAGGTCGGCAATGTGGAGCTTGACGGCAAGCGGGTATTTGTCGTAGGCCTCCGAGATGGCGAAGCAGCCGCCCTTGGCCGCATCGTCAAAGCCGCCCATGTGCCAGCGGATGGCTACCGCTTCCTCAACCTTCAGCTTCATAAATCGCTCGATCAGGAACACGCTCTTTTCACCGTGGCCATAGGGGAACAGATCCTCCACGCTGTAGCTGGGCACCTTTTCCCACTGGCCGGTGGCATCGTTCTTTACATTGCGGGTGCCCTTTTTGTAGTAGTTGGCCTTGCACAGATCGTGCAGCAGAGCACAGATGGCATAGCTCTCCTCACTCTCGCCCTCGGTGAAAAAGCCGTCGTGGAGGGCATGGTAGACGTTCAGGCTGTGCATGCACAGGCCGCCGTCACAGGCCCCATGGAACCGGGTGGAGGCCGGAGCCGAGAAGAAATCTGTCTTGTTGTCCAGCCAGTCCAGCAGCTTTTCGCTGCCCGGGCGGGAGACATGCTGGTGCCAGATCTGCAAAAACTCCTCGCGGTAGTCCATCTTACAGCTCCAGATCTTCCAGAATGCCCTTGAGGATGGCCAGCTCTTCGCCGCTCAGGGAAATGCCCTTGCCCATGCGAGTACCGTCCGGGGACCAATCGCGGATGTCATACTTGGGTTCGCCGTCGTTCCAGCTGATGAGATTGAGCTGGCGTTCCCAGCCGCGGGGACGCTGAGACAGCACTGCAATGCGCTGGACCACTTCGTATTTGATTTCTGCCATGTTTCCTTACCTGCCTTTGCTTTGTTTGTTATCATAATATAAGAACGCGGCGAAGATTTCAACAGGTAATTGGAAAATAATTTGAAAATTTTAAATTTACTTGCAGGAGCAGTAAGCGATATTCACAGAACGGCACGTTCAGTCAAGGGCTCCCCTGCGAGGGGAGCTGACGCGCGGAGCGTGACGGAGAGGGTCAACCATAAGGCTCCTCTTCCCGCAGGCGAACCAGTTCTTTTACCGCCTCCGGGTCATCCGGCGCGGGCTGGCGGCTGTTTCGCTTCTGCTCCGTGCTGAACAGCCCGGGGGCATACTGCGCCATTACCCCGGGTGTATTTCCTGCCAGAAATTCCTTGGCGTTTTTCTGCATACAGGCTGCCGGTGTGCCGTCTGTCATAGGGACCGCCTGGATCGGCGGCAGATCCGGTTCCGGCGGCGGCAGCTGCACCTCCGGGCTGTCCGGCTGGCTGGGCAGTGCCCCCAGCGGCGGGCTCACCCGGCTGGATGTGGGGCCGACATGCTTTTGCTTGTGGGACATAAGAAACACCTCCGCACTTAATGTGTGCGGAGGTGTGGTCGTTTATGCGGGAAGGTCCTGCTCTGTACAACCTCTCAGTCGCAGGCTTCGCTGCGACAGCTCCCCTAGTAGGGGAGCCTTTGGCAAAAGGCTTATTTTTCGCTATTTTCGCTGGCGCTCCAAAAACAGTATCTGCCGCAAGGTGAAAATGTTAACGTCAGCAGGGCAAATAGTAGCGAAGCGCTTACACTCGAAAACGCGACGGAATGCCAAGGCCTCCCCTACTAGGGGAGGTGGCATCAAGCGAAGCGCAGATGACGGAGAGGTTGTATGGAAGGATGGACTGCCCATTGAATCCGGAGTCTTCTGGTTACGTCACAATCTCCACCCAGCTGCCCCCGCTCCGCTCCTTATGCACGACCACCTGCCGGTCGATGCGGTCCTTCAGGGCGGCGACATGAGAGATGATGCCCACCAGTCGGTCGCCTTCGGTCAGGCCGGAGAGCACCCGGATGGCCTGCTCCAGCGATTCCTCATCCAGCGAGCCGAAGCCCTCATCGAGGAAGAGGGTGTCCAGCCGGATGCCGCCTGCGGTGCTCTGGACTTCATCGGAAAGACCCAGGGCCAGCGCCAGCGAGGCCTTGAAGCTCTCGCCGCCGGACAGGGTCTTGACACTGCGGCGGGTGCCGTTGTAGTGGTCGATGACTCCCAGGTCAAGGCCTGACTGGCTGCGCTGGTTCTCAGCACCGATGCGTTCCAGCTCGTACTGGCCCGCCGTCATCTGCATCAGGCGGGTGTTGGCGTGGACAAGGATGCGGTCGAGGTAATTCATCTGGATGTAGGCCTCCAGCCGGATCTTCTGCTTGCTGCTCAGGGTGCCGCCTGCCGTGGAGGCCAGTGCGTTTACCCACTGCCAGCGGGCATCCAGTGCGTCCCGCTGGTCGGCAAGCTTCCGGTGATCGGCCAGCGCCCTCCGGTTGGGCAGCAGCCGGGCGTTCAGGTCTTTCTCCTGTGCGGCAAGGGCTTTGCGCCGGGCCAGCAGCTCGTTCTGCTCTGCCTTGAGCGCCGCGATCTTCTGGGGCTGCGCGATCTGCTCCGCAGCCTGCCGGGCTTCCAGTGTCTGCACCGCAGCCTGGGCGGCGGCAGAAGCCTGCTGGGCTGCCGTCACCTGCGCTTCCAGCGCGGTGCGCTGTTCTGCCTGTGCTTTGCGTTGGGCTTCCAGCTCTTTTTTGCGGTGGCAGTCTGTATGGTTTTTGGTCTGGCGCTGCTTCAGGTCAGCCTGTACAGTGTGCAGAGCATCGTTCTCCTCGGCCAGCGCAGTCTTGAGCAGGCTCACGGTCAGGGGCACCGGCCCTTCGGGCGAAGTGAACCGCTCAGGCAGAAGCGCTTCGGCATCCTTCCGCAGCTGGGCACGGCCCTCCTGCTCCCGCGTCAGCGCTTCCCGCGCGGCGGCACTGGCCTCCTGTGCGGCGCTGTCGGCCTGGGCAACGGCCTGCTTGGCTTTGTTCACCTGCACTTCGGTGGGGGCGGTGCGGGGCAGGTGGGCTTTGGCCGGGTGGTGGGTGCTGCCGCAGACAGGGCAGGCGGCTCCCTCTTCCAGCGTCTGAGCCAGCAGGCCCGCCTGCGCATCCAGAAAAGCACGCTCCAGCGTGTCACGGGCAGAATGGGCCTCGGTCTGTCTGCCCGCCGCCTGCCGGTAGGCCTCCTGCGCGGCGCGTGCGGCGGTGTTCCGGTGCTGGCACTCTGTCAGGCTCCGGGCCAGATCGTTCAGTGCGGTTTCCCGCTGGGCAAGACGGGCTGCTTCTGCCTCCAGCTCCACCCGGCGGGTGTCGGCATCGGCCAGAGCGGCAAGCTCTGCTTCAGAGGCCGTGAGTGTCGCATCCAGTGCTTCCAGCGTTTTGCGCCGGGTGCTGGCCTTGGCGGATTCCAGCTGGGCGGTGCTTCGGGCCTTGGTCAGCTCTCCGGCAACCTCCTGCCGCTGGCGCTCTGCCTGCTCTGCCGCGCCCAGCGTGGTCTGTAACGTGCTCAATTGCCTGTCCAGCGCAGCCAGCGCATCTGCGGCCTGTGCGGCGGCGGCTTCCTGCCGGGCGGTCAGCCCCTCCAGCAGGGTGGTCACTGCGTCCGGCGGCATCTGCGCTGAAAGTGCCCCCAGTGCTTCTGCCTCCGGGTCTGCGGCATCATACGAGATGCCCGCAAGCACTGCGTCCAGCTTTGCATTCAGGGCGGCGCGTCGGGCTGTGAGGGCAGAGTTTTCCTCGGCCAGCGCTTCCTGCAGTTTCTGGTAGCGCTGGGTGCGGAACAGCTTCCGGAAGATCTTGCTCCGCTCCTCAGTGGTGGCGTTGAGCAGCCGGGTGAACTGCCCCTGCGCGATCATGGCGATCTGGGAGAACTGGTTGTAGTCCAGCCCGATGATATCAATGACAGCGGCAGTCACCTCCTTGGCTTTGGTCACAGGCGGGCGGCCGTCGGCATAGGTCAGGGCGGCATCTGCCTTTTCGGTGGTGAATCCCTCGCCCCGGGCCTTGGGACGCAGATACTCCGGGTTGCGCCGGACGGTGTACCGCTGCCCCCGCACCTCAAATTCCAGCTCCACAAAGGTGGGGGTGCCGGGGTCTGCATATTTGCTGCGGAGCATGGCCCCATCCCGCACGCCGCCGCTGGAATGATCGTACAGGGCGTAGGTGATGGCATCGAACAGGGTGGTCTTGCCCGCGCCGGTGTCACCGGTGACAAGGTAGAGTCCGCCTCTGCCCAATTGCTCCAGCGGCAGGGTGGTGGTGCCTGCATAGGGGCCAAAGGCCGAGAGGGTCAGCTTGAGCGGTCTCATGCGTCCTCCTCCTTCCAGATGCTTTCAATGAGCTGCTGGCAGAATGCCGCCTGCTCATGGGTCAGGGGCTGGTTGTTCTGCAGCTGATAAAAATCCGCAAAGTGTTCCAGCGGTGTTTTCTGTTCTGCCTTTGCGGGGGCATCCAGCTCCTGCCGGGTCTGGGTGCGGCGGTTGT contains:
- a CDS encoding nitroreductase family protein; this translates as MNTLDAILTRRSCREFTDKPIKSETLHQLLEAAMSGPSCVNARDWSFVVVTDPEKLAQMADANGRPAEPLRKAAAGILVCGDLDRAFRFAKDYWVIDGAIAAQNICLAAQELGLGAVWLGTWPQMDRVEAQQKLFALPETIVPHSIIALGYPEADLTAPRESRYEDDRIHFNQW
- a CDS encoding patatin-like phospholipase family protein, producing the protein MKTGLILEGGAMRGMFTAGVLDVLMEQGITVDGMVGVSAGAVFGCNYKSHQIGRTIRYNTTYCNDKRYASFRNLLRTGNLYSEDFCYHEVPEKLDPFDDKAFRESPMDYFVVCTDVRTGDPIYHKCRTGDAEDVRWMEASASMPLAAKIVKIGHYGLLDGGVADSIPIRFFESIGYKRNLIILTQPKGFVKKKNPMLPAIRARYLRYPAFVEAVADRHERYNETLSYISMLEQSGKDYVIRPPIPLEIGAMERDPDQLRRVYETGRAVAQIQVDKIRAFLETAKAEAEE
- a CDS encoding xanthine phosphoribosyltransferase — protein: MKLLEERIQRDGIVREGNVLKVDSFINHQMDIPLFREMAKEWKRLFAGKPVNKVLTIEASGIGIAAVVASEFNVPVVFAKKSMSINLDYDNYETKIQSFTHKKIYNVIVSKKFLTAEDHVLIIDDFLANGCALMGLLDLAKEAGATVEGIGIAVEKGFQQGGELIRSKGIQLESLAIVESMNSETGEIKFREQPHQN
- a CDS encoding peptidoglycan D,D-transpeptidase FtsI family protein; this encodes MPKVLRTLPERGFRRRARAVAVLFCAVCLGLAVRLFFLQVRTDGFYADRAQGQQLRDTVVPADRGRIYSADGLLLAANSSCWTLRASPREMPEEKITLAAHGLAEILALDEAALLEKFSDRRSNDCLLRYRVDRAAADAVRDFCEENSITGIRINQDSKRWYPQGAFLASVLGFTNVDNAGVAGLELKYDDLLTGENGVVLTAVNAWGYTLEQSYETERFPTEGDGLRLTIDSCIQHYLENALSYAVQEHHVAARAVGIVMDVNTGAVLAMSTTPSYDPNEPRVIADTAARNAVEALTGDARKAALQLAQQTQWRNKAVSDLYEPGSVFKLITCAAALDAGAITKHSSFYCGESISVAGTRFHCANHKRHGAQSVTQALENSCNQSFIQIGGRLGREAFCDYFAAFGLREPTGIDLPAEPKKSLYYTADRMGPVELASCAFGQSSKISYLEMAAAVCAVVNGGKLMHPYVVSEILAPDGSTIEQFSPVCKRQVLKAETSQTMREMMEAVVLHGGGRNAQIPGYRVGGKSGTSQKLDSADEKARIASFVAVAPIDDPQFLCLVCLDEPHSWTTAGGSLSAPVCAEVLEQTLVYRGVLRTTEAPAASTAETAADLPADGDSFDGA
- a CDS encoding FtsW/RodA/SpoVE family cell cycle protein; translation: MKEAAALPRGGRHKAPLRPLPAMDLPFLVLVLTLVGFGLVMLGSASGAVALYRRGDAFAYLRPQLLYAAMGIAGLWLASRVDYHIFHKLAWPLLGVSLVLLAVVLFMPEYNGCKRWLVLPGVGTLQPSEIAKFAVVLVFSHIISLNHDRMRSFAVGVLPFVLVLGVVAALMLLEPHLSGTLLILGIGAVLMFVGGTGLRWFVLAGLGGAAAIGAAVVVMPDLVPYAADRLRSWQDPFADPLGDGHQTIQSLYAIGSGGATGLGLGNSRQKHLFVPEPQNDFIFSIVCEELGFVGACAVVLLFVLLLWRGITIAAHAPDRFGALLVVGFTVQVALQAVLNVAVVTNTIPNTGISLPFFSSGGTSLMMLLGEMGIVLSVSRGET
- a CDS encoding UDP-N-acetylglucosamine 1-carboxyvinyltransferase yields the protein MEERIVVTGGRPLNGSVKIPAAKNSVLPLFAASLLCTGEVRLQAVPRLADVEHCMALLRGVGCSARWEGSDAVLSGPPANSTLPGQTAGQMRASILFCAPLLARLGRAETSLPGGCRIGARPIDLHLAGLVKMGAVELEAGEGRLVLTAPSGLHGAEITLRFPSVGATETLLLAAACAKGRTILRGAAREPEIADLAAFLNRCGGCIEGAGSSTIRIEGRRGLSGCCFSPLPDRIFASTLACGCAAAGGRVELTGCAPALYAPVLEILGQMGCRVEPAGDTVRISRFGRLHGAGRVFTGAYPALATDAAPLLAAAMLCADSESSIEDVIFERRFGCAEGFCRLGAQAETAGRVLTIAPGGHLCGTVVEAPDLRGGAALVLAGLAARGTTVITHPAHIDRGYAGFTEILAGLGAQIRRESAPGNGSVKKTSAKNKFVLQSGQKDDTIQLYKYSIELFLCEKRRFTITYPMEDKSYGTHARRRNG